A genomic region of Chryseobacterium sp. KACC 21268 contains the following coding sequences:
- the pelA gene encoding pectate lyase: MRTSLITFFSVLIAGSYFAQTKDSLAEKMLIYQLPNGAWGKHLVGGTSVNYEVAIDKNLLKKIKSTGDDHATIDNNATTKEINALVKAYKTTKNPAYLSAAEKGINYLLTMQYENGGFPQYYPNKQIYRKQITYNDNAMINALTVLYNISEGKNDFDSVNSELKLKSKTALKKGIECILTNQVLQNGIPTIWADQYDEITLQPAKARAFEPVSLATGESVGIVRFLMMQPVTPEIEKSIKSAVKWFKENKIEGYSYKVVKQDKITVRVLTEEKGSVVWARFYDLNTNKPIFGDRDGSVKYNYNEISEERRNGYSWYIGFADKLIIKDFPNWLTSNKL; encoded by the coding sequence ATGAGAACAAGTCTGATCACATTCTTTTCTGTATTAATTGCCGGCAGTTATTTTGCCCAAACCAAAGATTCTTTAGCCGAAAAAATGCTGATTTATCAGTTACCAAATGGCGCTTGGGGAAAGCATCTGGTTGGCGGAACGAGTGTGAATTACGAAGTTGCGATTGATAAAAATTTATTGAAAAAGATAAAATCGACTGGCGATGATCACGCAACAATTGACAATAATGCGACGACGAAAGAAATAAATGCACTTGTAAAAGCTTATAAAACAACTAAAAACCCAGCCTATCTTTCTGCTGCTGAAAAAGGAATCAATTATCTTTTGACGATGCAATATGAGAATGGTGGTTTCCCGCAATATTATCCTAACAAACAGATTTACCGCAAGCAAATTACCTATAATGACAATGCAATGATCAATGCGTTGACTGTTTTATATAATATATCGGAAGGCAAAAATGATTTTGATTCTGTCAACTCTGAATTAAAATTAAAATCAAAAACCGCCCTCAAGAAAGGAATTGAATGCATTCTGACAAATCAGGTTTTGCAGAACGGCATTCCTACAATCTGGGCAGATCAATATGATGAGATTACTTTGCAGCCAGCAAAAGCCAGAGCATTCGAACCAGTTTCGTTAGCAACCGGAGAATCCGTCGGCATTGTCCGATTTCTGATGATGCAGCCAGTAACTCCTGAAATTGAAAAATCAATTAAAAGTGCTGTGAAATGGTTTAAAGAAAATAAGATAGAAGGTTACAGTTACAAAGTTGTAAAACAAGATAAAATAACGGTCCGTGTATTAACTGAAGAAAAAGGTTCTGTTGTCTGGGCAAGATTTTATGATCTTAATACAAATAAACCAATTTTCGGTGATCGCGATGGCAGTGTTAAATATAATTACAACGAAATTTCGGAAGAAAGAAGAAACGGATACAGCTGGTACATTGGGTTTGCTGATAAATTGATTATTAAAGATTTTCCTAATTGGCTGACTTCTAACAAACTTTAA
- a CDS encoding TetR/AcrR family transcriptional regulator, translating into MGLHERRQREKESTRANILDAAFTLAKTEGWASLSIRKIADAIEYSAPVVYDYFENKEAILYEISLNGFHQLHIELLKAQKKHSEPEDQITAIVDAYWKFAFKNKEYYQLMFGLGMQCSGKGMMKEEFSSFQDMLYECTLEIINKKGSNPDNACHSSHALFSAVHGLISIMMMRNADIPSTMNKTTLDETVSAFIKSL; encoded by the coding sequence ATGGGCTTACACGAACGTCGTCAAAGAGAAAAGGAATCTACACGCGCCAATATATTGGATGCGGCTTTTACTTTGGCTAAGACAGAAGGTTGGGCTTCACTTTCTATCCGTAAAATTGCCGATGCGATTGAGTACAGCGCACCTGTAGTTTATGATTATTTTGAAAACAAGGAAGCGATTTTGTATGAAATTTCTTTAAACGGTTTTCACCAATTACACATCGAATTACTGAAAGCTCAGAAAAAACATTCGGAACCCGAAGATCAAATTACAGCAATTGTAGATGCTTACTGGAAGTTTGCTTTCAAAAATAAAGAATATTACCAACTGATGTTTGGACTTGGAATGCAATGCAGCGGAAAAGGAATGATGAAGGAAGAATTTTCCTCATTTCAGGATATGCTGTATGAATGTACTTTGGAAATTATCAATAAAAAAGGATCAAATCCAGATAATGCCTGCCACTCTTCTCACGCTCTTTTTTCAGCCGTTCACGGTTTGATTTCTATTATGATGATGAGAAATGCAGATATTCCTTCTACAATGAATAAAACGACGCTGGACGAAACTGTTTCTGCTTTTATAAAATCATTGTAA
- a CDS encoding efflux RND transporter periplasmic adaptor subunit: MKTITKIKFIVLLSSIILLQNCTKAAEGAGAPPPAPELPVYTVITSNTSTFQEFPTALEGKNNVEIRSQVDGYLDKIYVEEGAFVRAGQPLFKIDSRSYGEQVNMASANLQAANANIQKMKVEVDRLTTLVAEKVVSDVQLKTAKANYAVAVATAAQAKASLSGSRITNGFTTITAPVSGYLGRIPYKKGSLISRTDATPLAFVSDISEIYAYFSISEIDFIAFQKKYVGATLEEKMRNMPLVDLVIADNTTYSEKGKMKMIDGQFDKSTGAITVRATFPNPNGTLRSGNTGKVRMPQLLSNAVVIPQESTFEIQDKTYVYVLGKDKTVTSKPITISGKTENYYFISEGLKKGDQIVYTGLGSLKDGAPIKPKMISSDSLLTATPL, encoded by the coding sequence ATGAAAACTATCACTAAAATAAAATTTATCGTACTTCTATCGAGTATCATACTTTTACAAAACTGCACGAAAGCGGCAGAAGGCGCAGGCGCACCACCTCCAGCTCCGGAATTGCCTGTCTATACTGTCATCACTTCAAATACATCAACATTTCAGGAATTCCCGACCGCATTAGAAGGAAAAAATAATGTGGAAATCAGATCTCAGGTTGATGGTTATCTGGACAAAATTTATGTAGAAGAAGGTGCTTTCGTAAGAGCGGGACAGCCTTTATTCAAAATAGATTCCAGATCTTACGGCGAACAAGTGAATATGGCAAGTGCCAATCTACAAGCTGCAAACGCCAACATTCAAAAAATGAAAGTGGAAGTTGACCGACTTACCACTTTGGTTGCTGAAAAAGTAGTTTCTGACGTTCAGCTGAAAACGGCAAAAGCCAATTACGCAGTCGCAGTTGCCACGGCCGCACAGGCAAAAGCTTCTTTGAGCGGTTCGAGAATTACAAACGGATTTACGACTATCACAGCGCCTGTCAGCGGTTATCTTGGAAGAATTCCTTACAAAAAAGGAAGCCTAATCTCAAGAACTGACGCTACTCCATTAGCTTTCGTATCGGACATTAGCGAAATATACGCTTATTTCTCCATCAGCGAAATCGATTTTATTGCTTTTCAAAAGAAATACGTCGGCGCAACGCTTGAAGAAAAAATGAGAAATATGCCTTTGGTAGATTTAGTCATTGCTGATAACACGACTTATTCCGAAAAAGGAAAAATGAAAATGATCGACGGACAATTCGATAAAAGTACAGGTGCCATAACGGTTCGTGCAACTTTCCCGAATCCAAACGGAACTTTGAGAAGCGGAAATACAGGAAAAGTAAGAATGCCACAACTATTATCAAATGCCGTTGTAATTCCGCAAGAATCAACTTTCGAAATTCAGGATAAAACATACGTTTATGTTCTTGGAAAAGATAAAACCGTGACCAGCAAACCAATCACGATTTCAGGCAAAACTGAAAATTACTATTTCATCTCCGAAGGACTAAAAAAAGGCGATCAGATCGTTTACACCGGATTAGGAAGCTTGAAAGACGGCGCGCCAATCAAACCAAAAATGATTTCTTCTGACAGCTTATTGACAGCAACGCCTCTGTAA
- a CDS encoding efflux RND transporter permease subunit — MFKKFIERPVLSTVISIILLLLGLLSVFQLPITLFPDIAPPSVQVTASYPGANAEVVARSVANPIEEAVNGVENMTYMTSNSSNDGSMTLSIFFKQGSDPDNAAVNVQNRVSKAMSQLPQEVVQAGISTQKVQNSFIMFMGITSDDPKQYDELFLQNYMKINIIPQLQRIPGVAQAQVFGSKDYSMRIWLKPDRLADNNLSPQEVLAAVKNSNLEAAPGRFGQGSTETYEYILKYKGKLNKNEDYENIVVKSNSDGSFLRLKDVARVEFGSYSYTAANRVDGKPVAGFAILQTAGSNANEILTEVERQVEEFKTTLPKGVKPIIMYNSKDFLDASIHQVVETLVIAFILVFIVVYIFLQDFRSTLIPAIAVPVAIIGTFFFLNLFGFSINMLTLFALVLAIGIVVDDAIVVVEAVHSKMEHTGLPVDQATRESMSEISGAIISITLVMSAVFIPVGFMQGPAGVFYRQFAFTLAIAILISAINALTLSPALCALLLNDPQGEHADHHQKTGFGSRFFNAFNTSFNNLTKKYIYSLKFLIKNKWVSVGGLVLITAITILLVNKAPSGFIPTEDQGFVLYAVNTPPGSSLERTNKATKQIDKIIEKENIAKYLWVSDGLNFISNANASPYSAGFIKLKDYEDRGEVKDPDQIAAGLTGKVAQVKDASAFFFNFPTVQGFGNVSGFEFMLQDKTNGSFEQLGTTTQAFIGELMKRPEIAFAFTTYAAGNPQYTIQVDADKANQLGVSVNDLMQTMQIYYGSSFVSDFNRFGKYYRVMAQADIPYRTDANSLEGIYVKNNQSEMVPVKTLVTLKRSFGPETVTRNNLFNAVTINGTPKPGYSTGDAIKAVEETAKKSLPRGYGYEWTGITREERQTGGQTAFIFMLSILFVYFLLAAQYESYILPFAIILTIPTGIFGVYAFTGLAGIDNNIYVQVGLIMLVGLLAKNAILIVEFAVQRRKAGRTLIESALQASRLRLRPILMTSFAFIIGMLPLVWSQGAAAKGNHSIGISTVGGMFTGVVFGIFIIPVMYVIFQYLHEKMPSRKKRKLKKEKAALNYI; from the coding sequence ATGTTCAAAAAATTCATAGAAAGACCGGTACTCTCAACGGTTATTTCGATCATCTTATTATTACTGGGATTGCTTTCGGTATTCCAATTGCCGATCACATTATTCCCAGACATTGCGCCACCAAGCGTTCAGGTAACGGCATCATATCCTGGAGCTAACGCCGAAGTTGTCGCCCGTTCCGTAGCCAATCCAATTGAGGAAGCGGTAAACGGTGTGGAGAATATGACTTATATGACTTCGAATTCCAGTAACGATGGATCGATGACTTTGAGTATCTTTTTCAAACAGGGTTCAGATCCGGATAATGCGGCCGTAAACGTTCAGAACAGAGTTTCCAAAGCGATGAGTCAGCTTCCGCAAGAGGTTGTTCAAGCGGGAATTTCAACTCAGAAAGTTCAGAACAGTTTCATTATGTTTATGGGAATCACGAGTGATGATCCTAAACAATACGACGAGCTTTTTCTTCAAAACTATATGAAGATCAATATCATTCCGCAGCTTCAGCGTATTCCCGGCGTTGCTCAGGCTCAGGTTTTCGGGTCTAAGGATTATTCGATGAGAATCTGGCTGAAACCAGATCGTTTGGCTGACAACAATCTCTCGCCTCAGGAAGTTTTGGCCGCGGTCAAAAACAGCAATCTTGAAGCTGCGCCTGGACGTTTCGGACAAGGAAGTACAGAAACTTACGAATACATTTTAAAGTATAAAGGGAAATTAAACAAAAACGAAGATTACGAAAATATCGTCGTAAAGTCCAATAGCGATGGTTCTTTCCTAAGGTTGAAAGATGTTGCCAGAGTAGAATTCGGATCATACAGCTATACCGCAGCAAACAGAGTTGATGGAAAGCCTGTTGCAGGTTTCGCAATCCTTCAAACTGCAGGATCTAACGCGAATGAAATCTTGACCGAAGTTGAAAGACAGGTTGAAGAATTCAAAACAACACTTCCAAAAGGGGTGAAACCGATCATTATGTACAACTCCAAAGACTTTTTGGATGCATCTATTCATCAGGTTGTTGAGACTTTGGTAATTGCATTTATCTTGGTTTTCATTGTGGTTTATATTTTCCTTCAGGATTTCAGATCGACTTTGATTCCCGCGATTGCGGTTCCGGTTGCGATTATCGGGACATTTTTCTTCCTGAATTTATTCGGATTCAGTATCAATATGTTGACGTTATTTGCCTTGGTTCTAGCGATTGGAATTGTCGTCGATGATGCGATTGTAGTTGTGGAGGCCGTCCATTCCAAGATGGAACATACGGGATTACCAGTTGATCAGGCCACCAGAGAATCGATGAGTGAGATATCGGGAGCGATTATTTCCATCACTTTGGTAATGTCAGCGGTGTTTATTCCGGTTGGATTTATGCAAGGACCGGCAGGTGTTTTCTACAGACAGTTTGCCTTCACTTTAGCCATTGCGATTTTGATTTCGGCTATTAATGCATTGACTTTAAGTCCAGCTTTGTGTGCACTTTTACTGAATGATCCTCAGGGAGAACACGCCGATCACCATCAAAAAACAGGTTTCGGATCCAGATTTTTCAACGCTTTTAATACCAGCTTTAATAATCTGACAAAAAAATATATTTACAGTCTTAAATTCTTAATCAAAAACAAATGGGTAAGTGTTGGCGGACTTGTATTGATCACGGCGATTACAATTTTATTGGTTAATAAAGCGCCATCAGGATTTATCCCGACAGAAGATCAAGGTTTCGTTTTGTATGCTGTGAACACGCCTCCGGGAAGCTCATTGGAAAGAACCAACAAAGCGACAAAACAAATTGATAAGATCATCGAGAAAGAAAATATAGCCAAATATCTTTGGGTTTCTGATGGATTAAATTTCATTAGTAATGCCAATGCATCGCCCTACTCTGCTGGTTTTATCAAGCTGAAAGATTATGAAGATCGTGGCGAGGTGAAAGATCCGGATCAAATCGCAGCAGGATTGACAGGAAAAGTAGCGCAGGTAAAAGATGCGAGTGCTTTCTTCTTCAACTTCCCTACTGTACAGGGTTTTGGTAACGTTTCCGGTTTCGAATTTATGCTTCAGGATAAAACCAACGGTTCTTTTGAACAATTGGGAACTACGACTCAAGCTTTTATCGGGGAACTGATGAAACGTCCGGAAATTGCTTTTGCATTCACCACTTATGCGGCAGGAAATCCACAATACACCATTCAGGTAGATGCGGATAAAGCCAATCAGTTAGGCGTTTCTGTCAACGATTTGATGCAAACGATGCAGATTTATTACGGAAGTAGTTTCGTCTCAGATTTCAACAGATTTGGAAAATATTACCGAGTAATGGCTCAAGCAGATATTCCTTACAGGACCGATGCAAACTCATTGGAAGGAATCTATGTAAAGAATAATCAAAGTGAAATGGTTCCGGTTAAAACTTTAGTGACTTTGAAAAGATCTTTCGGACCAGAAACAGTTACAAGAAACAACTTGTTTAATGCGGTGACAATCAATGGAACGCCGAAACCCGGTTATAGTACAGGAGACGCAATCAAAGCGGTGGAAGAAACGGCAAAAAAATCATTACCAAGAGGTTACGGCTATGAATGGACAGGAATCACACGTGAAGAGAGACAAACCGGCGGACAAACGGCTTTCATCTTTATGTTGAGTATTTTGTTTGTGTACTTCCTATTAGCAGCTCAATACGAAAGTTACATCTTGCCTTTCGCCATCATTTTGACGATTCCTACAGGGATTTTCGGAGTTTATGCTTTTACAGGTTTGGCTGGAATTGATAATAATATTTATGTTCAGGTTGGATTGATTATGCTAGTCGGATTACTTGCGAAAAATGCGATTCTGATTGTCGAGTTTGCTGTTCAAAGAAGAAAAGCTGGCAGGACTTTAATCGAATCAGCTTTACAGGCTTCGAGATTAAGATTAAGACCAATTTTAATGACATCATTTGCCTTCATCATTGGGATGTTGCCATTGGTTTGGTCGCAAGGTGCGGCGGCGAAAGGAAATCATTCGATTGGAATCAGTACTGTTGGTGGGATGTTTACGGGTGTTGTTTTCGGGATTTTCATCATTCCGGTGATGTATGTGATCTTCCAATATCTGCACGAGAAAATGCCAAGCAGAAAGAAACGTAAACTGAAAAAGGAAAAAGCGGCTTTAAATTATATTTAA